In Chitinophaga sp. HK235, a single window of DNA contains:
- a CDS encoding methylated-DNA--[protein]-cysteine S-methyltransferase, translating into MELAHLRIDTPVGPLLISGTDDFIQAVSFTEEPETAFPQPPHLVLDCAQQLHEYFAGDRKVFDVPIQQPGTDFQQTVWEQLTRIPFGQTISYLQLARRIGNPKSIRAVGTTNGKNQLAIIVPCHRVIGSNGTLVGYAGGLWRKRWLLNHERLDLFSQG; encoded by the coding sequence ATGGAACTGGCTCATCTTCGTATAGACACTCCCGTAGGGCCGCTGCTGATCAGCGGCACCGATGATTTTATACAGGCTGTTTCCTTTACGGAAGAACCGGAAACAGCTTTTCCGCAACCTCCGCATCTGGTGCTCGACTGTGCACAGCAGCTGCATGAATACTTTGCCGGAGACCGCAAAGTATTTGACGTACCCATTCAACAACCTGGCACCGATTTCCAGCAGACCGTATGGGAACAACTCACACGCATTCCATTTGGTCAGACGATTTCATATTTGCAACTGGCCCGCCGTATCGGCAATCCCAAAAGCATCCGCGCAGTAGGCACCACCAACGGCAAAAACCAGCTGGCCATCATTGTGCCTTGCCACCGTGTTATCGGCAGCAACGGCACCCTTGTTGGATACGCCGGCGGATTATGGCGCAAACGCTGGCTGCTGAACCACGAACGGCTTGATTTATTTTCCCAGGGCTAA
- a CDS encoding nuclear transport factor 2 family protein, whose translation MNGPIHQLAQQLVTLCRDWKFLEAQSTLLHEEAVNIEADGRITRGQAAIMAKEKAFLDNIETIHLLEISDPVVADGFFAVQFHSELTIKGMTGRRSRNEIIVYEVQDNKIIREQFFYRF comes from the coding sequence ATGAACGGACCTATTCACCAACTGGCGCAACAGCTGGTAACACTTTGCCGGGACTGGAAATTCCTGGAAGCACAATCTACCTTGTTACACGAAGAGGCAGTCAACATAGAAGCCGACGGCAGAATCACCCGTGGTCAGGCCGCCATCATGGCTAAGGAAAAAGCTTTCCTGGATAATATTGAAACGATCCATCTGCTGGAGATATCAGATCCGGTAGTGGCAGATGGTTTTTTTGCGGTGCAGTTTCATTCGGAGCTGACCATCAAAGGCATGACGGGCCGTCGCAGTCGCAACGAAATTATCGTATACGAAGTGCAGGACAACAAAATCATCCGGGAACAATTCTTTTATCGTTTTTAA
- a CDS encoding PLP-dependent aminotransferase family protein: MNTRKDFLYLQLADRIEALISNGTYAIGDKLPSVRSLHEEHGVSISTALQVYLHLERKGWVEAREKSGYYVHYSRETMPRLPKVSDPAKTASIVNISGRVAIVRHTTGRKGMISLIGASPHLSLLPVNKLNKALRQAAREEKTTYIPYGDIDGHLPLRRHIARQSLAWGGSVAADDMVVTNGAIEAISICLRTIAKAGDTIAIESPTFFGLLQAIENLGMKALEIPTDPVTGISLDHLEDAFRRKKVTACLFVSNYSNPLGSLIPDDAKKQLARMIEKYNIPLIEDDVYGDLHFNPERPRAIKSYDRADLVLYCSSYSKNIAAGLRVGWIINRRYHDRLAQMKFMSSAGTGLLPQLVFTRFLDQQRMDLHLKPLRQALHVQTLQMTRAIQQYFPADTRLTRPQGGMSLWAVLPKKVDSWALHRQALDHHITFTPGTLFSSQEKYNHCLRLSNANPLDDDQTWAIQMLGKLIQKQLDSGS; encoded by the coding sequence ATGAACACCAGGAAAGATTTTTTATACCTGCAGCTGGCAGACCGGATAGAAGCACTGATCAGCAACGGCACTTATGCGATTGGCGATAAACTGCCGTCGGTGCGTAGTCTGCATGAAGAACATGGTGTCAGTATCAGTACGGCCCTGCAGGTATATCTTCATCTGGAGCGAAAAGGATGGGTAGAGGCCAGGGAGAAATCCGGGTACTACGTTCATTATTCCCGGGAAACCATGCCCAGGCTACCGAAAGTGTCTGATCCGGCCAAAACCGCGTCTATCGTCAATATCAGCGGACGGGTGGCCATCGTACGCCATACCACCGGACGCAAAGGCATGATATCACTCATTGGTGCTTCACCACATCTTTCCCTGCTGCCGGTGAACAAACTGAACAAAGCATTGCGGCAGGCGGCCCGGGAAGAGAAAACAACGTATATCCCTTATGGTGATATCGACGGGCATCTGCCTTTGCGCCGGCATATTGCCCGGCAGTCGCTCGCCTGGGGCGGCAGCGTAGCTGCAGACGACATGGTGGTTACTAATGGCGCCATTGAAGCGATCTCCATCTGCCTGCGGACAATAGCCAAAGCCGGCGACACCATTGCCATTGAATCACCGACCTTCTTCGGTTTGCTGCAGGCTATCGAAAACCTGGGCATGAAAGCGCTCGAGATACCCACCGATCCTGTCACCGGCATCAGCCTGGACCACCTGGAAGATGCTTTCCGCAGAAAAAAAGTGACTGCCTGCCTGTTTGTTAGCAACTACAGCAATCCCCTGGGCAGCCTTATTCCGGATGATGCTAAAAAACAGCTGGCGCGGATGATTGAGAAATATAATATTCCGCTGATTGAAGATGATGTGTATGGTGATCTGCATTTTAATCCCGAAAGGCCGCGGGCTATTAAAAGTTATGACCGCGCCGACCTCGTGTTGTATTGTTCTTCGTATTCCAAAAATATTGCTGCCGGTCTGCGGGTAGGCTGGATCATCAACCGGCGCTATCATGACCGGCTGGCGCAGATGAAGTTCATGTCTTCCGCAGGTACGGGCCTGTTACCGCAGCTGGTATTCACCAGGTTCCTGGATCAGCAGCGGATGGACCTGCATCTGAAACCATTACGACAGGCCCTGCATGTGCAAACGTTACAGATGACCAGGGCCATACAGCAGTATTTCCCGGCCGATACCCGGCTTACCCGTCCCCAGGGCGGTATGAGCCTCTGGGCAGTGTTACCGAAGAAGGTCGACAGCTGGGCACTGCACCGGCAGGCCCTTGACCATCACATTACCTTCACGCCGGGAACCCTCTTTTCCAGCCAGGAAAAATACAATCACTGTCTGCGGCTTTCCAATGCCAACCCGCTGGATGACGACCAGACCTGGGCTATACAGATGCTGGGCAAACTGATACAAAAACAGCTCGATTCCGGCAGTTAA
- a CDS encoding N-acetyltransferase codes for MEVIQASAMHTNEVAVLFDAYRSYFDQVPDFKGALAFVSDRIKLGDSVIFVVFEGDEIIGFAQLYPLFTSLGMKRGWLLNDVYVLEEHRGKGAGGALVDAAIDHGRKTDAAWLMLQTYVANTGAQKLYASKGFKKDATSYYFYHAL; via the coding sequence ATGGAAGTCATTCAGGCATCGGCGATGCATACAAATGAAGTGGCCGTATTATTTGATGCTTACCGCAGTTATTTCGACCAGGTGCCTGATTTTAAAGGAGCGCTGGCATTTGTGAGTGATAGGATAAAGTTGGGTGACAGTGTTATTTTTGTGGTGTTTGAAGGAGATGAGATTATCGGATTTGCGCAGTTGTACCCGTTGTTTACTTCATTGGGCATGAAGCGGGGTTGGTTACTGAATGATGTGTATGTATTGGAAGAACACCGGGGCAAAGGTGCCGGTGGGGCGCTGGTAGATGCTGCTATTGACCACGGTCGCAAAACAGATGCGGCGTGGCTGATGTTGCAGACATATGTGGCTAATACCGGTGCGCAGAAGTTATACGCATCCAAAGGTTTTAAAAAAGATGCCACTTCCTACTACTTTTATCATGCCCTGTAG
- the rlmB gene encoding 23S rRNA (guanosine(2251)-2'-O)-methyltransferase RlmB encodes MERKFNAFKGERKSGGGPKRFASPRPKQSSLIIGRQPVMEALNSGKPIERIYMLRSATGDIIPQIKEQAAANNIPINVVPVEKLNGLTQANHQGVIALTGQVTYLDLQDVISHVTEQGETPLFLILDGITDVRNIGAIARSAVCCGAQAIIIPDKGIAALNEEAMKSSAGALEKIAICRVNSLLKAIDTLHLNGIKVLASEMETEIKLYDCDLKEPVAVIMGSEDKGVYPALIKASDVLFRIPMAGNFESFNVSVAAGIILYEAMKQRTI; translated from the coding sequence ATGGAAAGAAAATTCAACGCTTTCAAAGGAGAAAGAAAATCTGGCGGCGGCCCTAAACGGTTCGCCAGCCCCCGACCCAAACAGTCTTCGCTGATTATCGGCCGCCAGCCGGTAATGGAAGCCCTCAACAGTGGCAAGCCGATTGAGCGTATCTATATGCTTCGCAGTGCCACTGGTGATATTATCCCACAAATCAAAGAGCAGGCTGCTGCCAACAATATTCCGATTAATGTAGTGCCGGTAGAGAAGCTGAACGGACTGACCCAGGCCAATCATCAGGGCGTTATTGCCCTCACCGGACAAGTGACTTATCTGGATCTGCAGGATGTAATTTCTCATGTGACCGAACAGGGAGAAACACCGCTTTTCCTGATCCTCGATGGTATCACCGACGTGCGGAACATCGGTGCCATCGCCCGCAGTGCCGTTTGTTGCGGTGCCCAGGCCATTATCATTCCTGATAAAGGTATTGCCGCCCTCAACGAAGAAGCGATGAAATCTTCTGCCGGCGCCCTGGAAAAAATTGCCATCTGCCGTGTCAACAGCCTGCTGAAGGCAATCGATACCCTGCATCTCAATGGTATCAAGGTACTGGCCAGTGAAATGGAAACAGAAATCAAACTGTATGACTGTGACCTGAAAGAACCGGTAGCCGTGATCATGGGTTCTGAAGACAAAGGTGTGTATCCGGCACTGATCAAAGCTTCTGATGTGTTGTTCCGTATTCCTATGGCCGGCAATTTTGAATCTTTCAACGTGTCTGTAGCTGCAGGGATTATTTTGTACGAAGCGATGAAACAAAGAACGATATGA
- a CDS encoding EamA family transporter, with amino-acid sequence MRKSNTNAYIALAIVSIFWGTTYLASRIGVRHIHGIMLAGIRQATAGFLLTAFFMLKGYKLPEKIVLSKLFVMGLLMLCGSNGLMTWAMQYIPSGLGAIISATVPIWITIFSYFLVKKTRISIQLIVGMLLGLAGVAGIFYNYLSSLVNPDFRFGIMLSIFACICWALGSVLTAKWALGVNYLFGAGFQMLFSGIMMLLVATVFMGQHFDAGSFTTELWESLLYLILVGSLLSYSAYVYTLNNLPPSLASVYAYINPIVAVLLGWVLLKENLTWLMGFCSLVTIGGVYLVNDAINKNKQLQ; translated from the coding sequence ATGCGTAAGTCAAATACAAATGCTTATATAGCGCTGGCCATTGTAAGTATTTTCTGGGGCACCACCTACCTGGCTTCAAGAATTGGGGTGCGCCATATTCATGGTATCATGCTGGCTGGTATCAGGCAGGCCACAGCAGGGTTTCTGCTCACGGCCTTCTTTATGCTGAAGGGCTATAAGCTGCCGGAAAAAATTGTGTTGTCCAAACTGTTTGTGATGGGGCTGTTGATGTTGTGCGGCAGTAATGGTTTGATGACCTGGGCCATGCAATACATACCCAGTGGGCTGGGCGCCATTATCAGCGCTACCGTACCTATCTGGATCACTATCTTCAGTTATTTCCTGGTGAAGAAAACCCGTATCAGCATACAGCTGATTGTGGGGATGCTGCTGGGTTTGGCCGGAGTGGCAGGTATCTTCTACAATTATTTGTCGAGTTTGGTCAATCCGGATTTCCGCTTTGGTATCATGCTGTCCATCTTCGCCTGTATTTGCTGGGCGCTGGGATCGGTGCTGACGGCTAAATGGGCGCTGGGAGTGAATTATCTATTTGGCGCAGGATTTCAGATGTTGTTCAGTGGCATCATGATGTTGCTTGTTGCAACCGTGTTTATGGGGCAACATTTTGATGCGGGCAGTTTTACCACAGAGTTGTGGGAAAGCCTGTTGTATCTCATTCTGGTGGGGTCTCTCCTCAGTTATTCGGCCTATGTATATACACTGAATAATTTGCCGCCGTCACTGGCATCAGTATACGCTTATATCAATCCTATTGTGGCGGTATTGCTGGGATGGGTATTGCTGAAGGAAAATCTTACCTGGCTGATGGGTTTCTGTAGCCTGGTAACGATTGGAGGCGTATATCTTGTCAATGACGCCATCAACAAGAATAAGCAATTGCAATAA
- a CDS encoding carboxymuconolactone decarboxylase family protein — translation MMEPRMDISQLFPEGFHAMLALEGAMRNSSIDEKLYKLIKIRASQINGCAYCINMHTREARAAGETEQRIYCLNAWREAPFYTDQERAALALTESVTLLASTHVPDEVYEAATAIFTKEEVAMITMGIVVINAWNRIVVTSRTQPD, via the coding sequence ATGATGGAACCCAGAATGGATATATCCCAGCTTTTTCCGGAAGGCTTTCATGCAATGCTGGCACTGGAAGGAGCTATGCGTAACAGCAGCATCGATGAAAAATTATACAAACTGATCAAGATAAGGGCATCACAGATCAATGGCTGTGCCTATTGCATCAATATGCATACGCGTGAAGCCAGGGCCGCGGGAGAAACAGAGCAGCGCATCTACTGTCTGAATGCCTGGAGGGAAGCACCATTCTATACAGACCAGGAGCGGGCTGCACTGGCTCTGACAGAATCCGTGACCCTGTTGGCCAGCACCCATGTACCTGATGAGGTATATGAAGCTGCTACCGCCATTTTTACAAAAGAAGAGGTAGCTATGATCACCATGGGCATTGTAGTGATCAATGCCTGGAACAGGATCGTGGTGACTTCCCGCACCCAGCCTGACTGA
- a CDS encoding NUDIX hydrolase: MDITKNPWIIHSSEVTYENKWIRVVHNEGLNPAGGPGIYGVVHFKNLAIGVVALDAQHNIYLVGQYRFPLKKFSWEIPEGGGPLGEYPLDTAKRELLEETGLVANHWEVICEIALSNSVTDETGVVFLARELEQRTAEPEDTEQLMVKKLPFEEAYQMVKNFDITDSLSVAAIQKIKLMLLEGELV, translated from the coding sequence ATGGATATTACAAAGAACCCCTGGATCATTCACTCCAGCGAGGTAACATATGAAAACAAATGGATCCGTGTGGTACACAATGAAGGGCTGAACCCGGCTGGTGGCCCTGGTATCTACGGTGTTGTCCATTTCAAAAATCTGGCTATCGGTGTGGTGGCGCTGGATGCGCAACACAACATCTATCTGGTGGGCCAGTACCGTTTCCCATTGAAAAAGTTCAGCTGGGAGATACCGGAAGGTGGTGGTCCGCTGGGCGAATATCCGCTGGACACCGCTAAGCGGGAGCTGCTGGAAGAAACCGGACTGGTGGCCAACCACTGGGAGGTGATCTGTGAAATCGCATTGTCCAACTCTGTCACTGATGAAACCGGTGTGGTCTTTCTGGCCAGGGAGCTGGAACAACGGACAGCAGAGCCGGAAGACACGGAACAGCTGATGGTGAAAAAGCTTCCTTTTGAAGAAGCCTATCAGATGGTTAAAAACTTTGATATTACTGATTCTCTTTCGGTAGCGGCTATTCAGAAAATAAAGCTGATGCTGCTGGAAGGGGAGCTGGTTTAA
- a CDS encoding pyridoxal-dependent decarboxylase, whose protein sequence is MTKLQDDLKHTDLLLQLTKEFSSKFLSSLDELAADKVTQVDMRPVMPEEGVGGAEALELFRQQYGDALTASAGPRYWGFVTGGVTPAALMGDWLTAAVDLNAADKGSATFTIETETIAFLKQLFGLPEEFLGSFVTGATMANFTGLAMGRQWLGKQRGVDIGRDGMAGLQDLQVVSCVPHSSTAKSMSMLGLGRNNIVKIPALPGRESIDVAALESFLASREGQPVIFVASAGTVNTVDFDDIAAVVELKQRYPFWLHVDAAFGGFAACSEEHRHLLNGWEHADSITIDAHKWLNVPYDSAMIFSRHPSLQVEVFQNAGAAYLGDPAANFNFINYGPENSRRQRALPAWFSLMAYGKEGYRQIVDNNVMLARQLGELISGNPDFRLLSPVRLCVVCFTLNVTADVQETMVNQFLEALNATGVVCMTRTVYAGQPAIRAALVNWRTTGDDVQIAYRAMKEIADTILNQHTYA, encoded by the coding sequence ATGACGAAGCTTCAGGATGATTTGAAACATACGGACCTACTGTTACAGTTGACAAAAGAATTCAGCAGTAAATTTTTATCCTCGCTAGATGAATTGGCGGCAGATAAGGTAACGCAGGTGGATATGCGGCCGGTGATGCCCGAAGAAGGGGTGGGAGGTGCTGAGGCGCTGGAATTGTTCCGGCAACAGTATGGTGATGCCCTCACAGCGTCGGCAGGTCCGCGCTACTGGGGCTTTGTGACGGGAGGTGTTACGCCGGCAGCCCTGATGGGTGACTGGCTGACAGCCGCCGTGGACCTCAACGCAGCAGATAAAGGCTCAGCCACATTTACAATAGAAACGGAAACCATCGCTTTTCTGAAACAGCTCTTCGGCTTGCCGGAGGAGTTTCTGGGAAGTTTCGTGACAGGAGCCACCATGGCTAACTTTACCGGTCTGGCAATGGGACGGCAATGGTTGGGTAAACAACGGGGTGTAGACATCGGCAGAGATGGAATGGCCGGACTGCAGGACCTGCAGGTAGTTTCCTGTGTGCCACATTCCAGTACCGCCAAATCCATGTCTATGCTGGGTTTGGGGCGTAATAACATAGTGAAAATACCGGCACTGCCAGGAAGAGAAAGTATAGACGTGGCGGCGCTGGAATCTTTCCTCGCATCGAGAGAAGGGCAACCGGTCATCTTTGTGGCCAGTGCAGGCACGGTGAATACAGTGGATTTTGATGATATCGCCGCTGTGGTGGAACTGAAACAACGATACCCTTTCTGGCTACACGTAGATGCGGCCTTTGGTGGATTTGCAGCCTGCAGCGAAGAACACCGCCACCTGCTGAATGGCTGGGAGCATGCTGATTCCATCACCATCGATGCACATAAATGGCTGAACGTGCCGTATGATTCGGCGATGATATTTTCAAGGCATCCTTCCCTGCAGGTAGAAGTGTTCCAGAATGCGGGTGCTGCCTATCTGGGCGATCCGGCAGCCAACTTCAACTTCATCAACTACGGACCAGAAAACTCACGTCGTCAGAGGGCGCTGCCAGCCTGGTTTTCCCTGATGGCCTATGGCAAAGAAGGATACCGGCAGATTGTAGACAACAATGTGATGCTGGCACGACAGCTGGGAGAGCTGATTTCGGGTAATCCGGATTTCCGCCTGCTTTCACCGGTCAGGTTATGTGTAGTGTGTTTTACGTTAAACGTAACGGCGGATGTACAGGAAACAATGGTTAACCAGTTTTTAGAGGCGCTGAATGCTACCGGTGTGGTATGTATGACACGCACCGTATATGCTGGTCAGCCGGCCATCAGAGCGGCGCTGGTGAACTGGAGAACAACCGGAGATGATGTGCAGATTGCTTATCGGGCGATGAAGGAAATAGCAGATACGATTTTGAATCAACATACATATGCGTAA
- a CDS encoding PLP-dependent aminotransferase family protein has protein sequence MIKTADHLYLQVADRIEQMIEKDVMKMGEKLPSVRVLSKQQGISLTTAFQAYYHLESKGLIESRPKSGYYICRNKRHLAPMPGTCAPVRKPVSDVTVSDIVLEVFNHRSDDSILKFSVATLPSTLLPSAKMAKAVVQAMRDLDGNGLGYEALQGNELLRGQIARLSLGWGEVCTPDDIVTTHGCMDALTLCLTATTQPGDTIALESPSYYGALQLAEGLGLKVLEVPTNPITGVDLDYLDKAIPRHKIKACLFVTNFHNPLGCCMPDKNKQELVRIVEKYDIALIEDDIYGDLYFGKQRPTNCKTFDKHGHVLLCNSLSKSVAPGYRVGWTMPGKYKDKVLRMKHHHAISCTTLTHAAAGHFLEIGRYEFHLRNLRKMLHTQSLRYSQAICEYFPESTRVSRPQGGCVLWVELEEHINTFELFQQTLKHKISFCPGRLFSLQNRYNNCLRISYGNPWSKQVDEGLKTIGKLIRKMN, from the coding sequence ATGATTAAGACAGCCGACCATCTCTACCTGCAGGTAGCCGATAGAATAGAGCAGATGATAGAAAAAGACGTCATGAAAATGGGCGAAAAACTACCATCTGTGCGTGTGCTCAGCAAACAGCAGGGCATCAGCCTCACTACTGCCTTCCAGGCTTACTATCATCTGGAGTCCAAAGGACTCATTGAATCAAGGCCCAAGTCGGGGTATTATATCTGCCGCAACAAACGGCATCTGGCCCCCATGCCCGGCACCTGTGCGCCTGTGCGCAAACCGGTCAGCGACGTGACGGTCAGCGATATCGTGCTGGAAGTGTTTAACCACCGCTCCGACGACAGCATCCTGAAGTTTTCGGTAGCCACGCTGCCATCTACACTATTGCCCTCGGCCAAAATGGCTAAAGCGGTAGTACAGGCTATGCGCGACCTCGACGGCAACGGTCTTGGTTACGAAGCGTTGCAGGGCAATGAACTGTTACGTGGTCAGATAGCCCGGCTGTCGCTCGGATGGGGCGAAGTATGTACACCTGACGATATCGTCACCACCCATGGTTGTATGGATGCCCTCACTCTCTGTCTTACCGCCACCACACAGCCCGGCGATACCATCGCACTGGAAAGCCCCTCCTATTACGGTGCCCTGCAACTGGCAGAAGGACTGGGCCTCAAAGTACTGGAAGTACCGACCAATCCTATTACCGGTGTAGACCTCGATTATCTCGACAAAGCCATTCCCCGCCATAAAATCAAAGCCTGTCTTTTTGTGACCAATTTTCACAACCCGCTGGGCTGTTGTATGCCGGATAAAAACAAGCAGGAACTGGTACGCATTGTAGAGAAGTATGATATTGCACTGATAGAAGATGATATCTACGGAGATCTTTATTTCGGAAAACAACGGCCGACCAACTGTAAAACATTCGATAAACACGGACATGTACTGCTCTGCAACTCCCTGTCAAAATCAGTAGCACCGGGCTACCGCGTAGGCTGGACCATGCCCGGTAAATACAAAGACAAGGTACTGCGCATGAAACATCATCATGCAATATCCTGCACTACGCTTACCCATGCGGCCGCAGGACATTTCCTGGAGATAGGCCGCTATGAGTTCCATCTGCGTAATCTGCGTAAGATGCTGCATACCCAGAGCCTGCGCTATTCACAGGCCATCTGCGAATATTTTCCTGAAAGCACGCGCGTTAGCCGGCCACAAGGTGGTTGTGTATTATGGGTGGAACTGGAAGAACATATCAATACCTTCGAACTGTTTCAACAAACTTTAAAACATAAAATCAGCTTCTGCCCTGGGCGTCTCTTTTCGCTGCAAAACCGCTACAACAACTGTTTGCGTATCAGCTATGGTAATCCCTGGAGCAAACAGGTGGATGAAGGCCTTAAAACAATCGGTAAACTGATCCGTAAAATGAACTAG
- a CDS encoding hydroxymethylglutaryl-CoA lyase — MLKLIECPRDAMQGWHRMISTAEKVEYLQALLKVGFDTLDFGSFVSPKAIPQLADTKEVLAQLDLSATRSKLLAIVANVRGAEEAVVYDEINYLGFPFSVSETFQLRNTNKTIAESLEQVQTMQELCIKNSKELVVYISMGFGNPYDDPYSPEIVLRWVDELVKMDITTISLADTVGVASPDIISSLFKHLIPAYPGVEIGAHFHSAPHNWEEKVQAAWDQGCRRFDSAIKGIGGCPMAKDELVGNLATENMIWFCQQRQEPLTLDMTALRTAQQLADVVFKD; from the coding sequence ATGCTGAAACTAATCGAATGTCCGCGTGATGCCATGCAGGGCTGGCACCGGATGATCAGCACGGCAGAGAAGGTGGAGTATCTGCAGGCCTTGCTGAAGGTAGGTTTTGATACCCTGGACTTTGGCAGTTTTGTATCTCCCAAAGCCATTCCGCAACTGGCAGATACCAAAGAAGTGCTGGCACAGCTGGACCTGTCGGCCACCCGTAGCAAACTGCTGGCTATTGTAGCCAATGTACGGGGTGCTGAAGAAGCCGTTGTATATGACGAAATCAACTATCTGGGCTTCCCTTTCTCCGTGTCCGAAACCTTTCAGCTGAGAAACACGAATAAAACCATTGCCGAATCACTGGAGCAGGTGCAGACCATGCAGGAGCTGTGTATCAAAAACAGCAAAGAGCTGGTAGTGTATATCTCCATGGGTTTTGGCAACCCTTACGATGATCCCTACAGCCCTGAGATCGTGCTGCGCTGGGTGGATGAACTGGTGAAGATGGACATTACCACCATCTCACTGGCCGATACTGTAGGTGTGGCCAGTCCGGACATTATCTCCAGCCTGTTCAAACACCTGATACCGGCTTATCCCGGCGTAGAGATCGGTGCGCATTTTCATTCTGCCCCGCATAACTGGGAAGAGAAAGTGCAGGCTGCCTGGGACCAGGGTTGTCGCCGGTTCGATAGTGCCATCAAAGGCATCGGAGGATGTCCTATGGCCAAAGATGAACTGGTAGGCAATCTGGCTACCGAAAATATGATCTGGTTCTGTCAGCAGCGTCAGGAGCCGCTTACCCTCGATATGACCGCCCTGCGCACGGCACAGCAGCTGGCTGACGTGGTTTTTAAAGACTAA
- a CDS encoding DNA-3-methyladenine glycosylase, with product MTRQKIKIAVNDPANFSFQECLHFLGRSDKECLHYITDGKLRRMVLADGEPVVIEVEPGTRPDHLLATVLAPVNSIFQEDDIRLFVTRWLHLDADLQPFYDYTLTDPLLNGLAADYRGLRLVGMPDLFEAISWPIIGQQINLSFAYTLRQRFIQAFGFHQSVAGTDYYLYPHPAVIAALSPADLAPMQFSRSKALYLVETAKVMASGELSEQLLASLSYEEARDRLVALKGIGNWSANYVLMKYSRFPQALLLEDVGLQNAIRHRLGLPAKPSMAELQQYTRSWHQHAAYATFYLWRSLLSPIQS from the coding sequence ATGACCAGGCAAAAGATAAAGATTGCAGTGAATGATCCGGCCAACTTTTCCTTTCAGGAATGCCTTCATTTTCTGGGCAGATCAGACAAAGAATGCCTTCACTACATTACAGACGGAAAATTACGCCGGATGGTGCTGGCAGATGGAGAACCGGTGGTAATAGAAGTTGAACCGGGCACCAGGCCAGATCACTTGTTGGCCACAGTGCTGGCACCTGTGAATAGTATATTTCAGGAAGATGACATACGGCTGTTTGTGACTCGCTGGCTTCACCTCGACGCAGACCTGCAACCTTTTTATGACTATACATTGACAGACCCGTTGCTCAACGGTCTGGCCGCTGATTACCGCGGGTTGCGGCTGGTCGGCATGCCTGACCTCTTTGAAGCGATCAGCTGGCCTATCATCGGGCAGCAGATCAACCTGTCTTTCGCTTATACACTAAGACAGCGGTTCATTCAGGCTTTTGGCTTCCATCAATCTGTAGCCGGAACGGACTACTATCTGTACCCGCATCCGGCGGTCATCGCCGCATTATCACCTGCCGATCTCGCTCCGATGCAGTTTTCCCGCAGTAAAGCGTTGTATCTTGTTGAAACAGCCAAAGTTATGGCCAGCGGTGAATTGTCAGAGCAGCTACTGGCTTCACTTAGCTACGAAGAAGCCCGTGACAGGCTGGTAGCCCTGAAAGGAATCGGTAACTGGTCGGCCAACTATGTGCTGATGAAATACAGCCGGTTTCCTCAGGCTTTGCTGCTGGAAGATGTGGGTTTACAGAATGCCATCCGCCACCGGCTTGGACTCCCTGCCAAACCTTCTATGGCCGAATTACAACAATACACACGTTCATGGCATCAACATGCCGCTTACGCCACCTTTTATCTGTGGCGCTCCTTATTATCTCCCATTCAATCATAA
- the tnpA gene encoding IS200/IS605 family transposase encodes MSHCYTQLNLQIVFAVKYRASLIADSFKHELYRYMAANINNRSHHCMVINGMPDHIHIFLRMHPSESLSSLMQIIKGSSSRWINAKYYPQQTFKWQDGYSAFSYSQSQVPIVIRYIQNQEKHHQKQPFLDEYKTILNKFNIPYDPENTFQAPQG; translated from the coding sequence ATGAGCCATTGTTATACCCAACTGAATTTGCAAATTGTATTTGCAGTGAAATATCGTGCTAGCCTTATAGCAGACAGCTTTAAACATGAACTGTACAGATATATGGCCGCTAATATCAACAACAGGTCGCATCATTGTATGGTCATTAACGGAATGCCCGACCATATCCATATATTTCTTCGGATGCATCCTTCAGAATCGCTATCCTCATTGATGCAGATCATTAAAGGGAGTTCATCAAGATGGATCAATGCAAAATATTATCCTCAACAAACCTTTAAATGGCAGGACGGTTATAGTGCTTTTTCGTATTCCCAATCACAAGTACCCATCGTTATCCGGTATATTCAAAACCAGGAAAAACATCACCAGAAACAACCATTTCTCGATGAATACAAAACAATACTCAATAAATTCAACATCCCATACGACCCCGAAAACACCTTTCAAGCGCCCCAGGGCTGA